The sequence AGCCTGGCTACTACTCGCAGAATGCGGTCATGCTGACGCGGATCGAGCCGTCGGCCAACGCACTGACCGCCGCCCACCCGATGGTGATCACGCACCCCGCGACCGGCCGCAAGGCGCTTTACGTGAACCGACTGATGACTGCCTATATCGTCGGCATGGCACGCGCCGAAAGTGCCGAGCTGCTTGAATGGTTGTTCGACCATCAGGAGCAGCCGCAGTTCGTCTACGCGCACCGGTGGACCCCGGGCGACGTCGTGATCTGGGACAACCGCTGCGTGAACCATGCGCGCACCGATTTCGACGCCGGCGAGGCGCGCAAGCTGCGCCGTGTCGTGGTCGAGACGGAAGACGCGCTGTAGGCGACCGGTGCCGCGTACCGGGGCGAGGGGCAGTCCCGTGCGCGTTCAGCGGTCGTGGTCGGGGTCGCTCTTCCAGAGGTCGGACAGGTATTCATGCTCGCGCGTGTCGACCCATGACACGCGCGATTCCACCGGACGGTCGGCGTAGGTATAGGCGATCCTGCGGATGTTCAGCACCGGCTGCCCGGCGCGCAGGTCGAGCACCTTCGCGATCGCGGTCGGGCATGCGACGGCCGACAGCCGCTCGGTGCTGCGCACGACATTGATGCCGTAGTCGGCCTGGTACAGGCCGTAGATCGTGCCGGGACGTCCTTCGAAGCGTTGCCGGTCGAGGTCGGGGAACAGCGGCGCGGAGATCGATATCTCGTCGACGATGACCGCCCGCCCGCCGAGCAGCAGCAGGTTGTCGATGCGCAGCACCGGTGCTCCGCTCTCGATGCCGAGTTCCCGGGCGACGGTGGTGCTCGCGGCGGCCCGGCGGAAGCTGCGCAGGACCGGACGCGGCATCTCGCGCGCCGTGCCGGGCGGGCGACCGGTGCCTTCGGCGCGCGGCACGACATGGAAGAAATGGAACAGCAGGCGGTCTGCCGTATGCGTGGCCACGAAAGTGCCGCGGCCCTGCTGCCTGACGAGGATCCGGCCCGATACCAGTTCGTCGATCGCCTTGCGCACTGTCCCGATCGACACGCCGTACTGCTGCGCCAGCCGTGACTCCGACGGCAGCGCCTCGCCCGGCTTCCAGGTGCCCTCGGACAGCGCGCGCGTCAGCCGTCGCTGCAGTTCGCGGTAGAGCGGGATGCCCGACGCGCCGCCGGCCGGCAGCGCGGATGCGATGGCGGATCCGTCGCCCGGCGTGGCGACCGCTCGTGCCGGGGGCGCGCGGCGCACCGCGGCGGAAGTCTGGCGTTCGTTGCTCATGGCATTGCGAGTCTATTCCAGGCGCATGCCGTTTGGAACGGATTCATATAGATGAGTTGTTTGACTCGCTGCCGACGGTTCAATATGATCCTCGTCCTTCCGGCCCCTGTCGCCGACGGCCGATCGCGGCCGGCCGATGCCCGGGTCGACCCTGAAATCCCCCAGGAGGAACGATGATTCACTTCGTGGTGCACGAAGACGGTGACGGCGTCGGTGTCGTGGTCGTCGAAGGCGTCAAGTCCGGAGCCGAGCTGACCGGCTGGATCATGGAACAGGACACCGAGATCAAGGTGGTCGCGAAGAGCGACATCCCGATCGGGCACAAGGTTTCGCTGACCGACTACAAGCCGGGCGACACCGTGATCAAGTACGGCGTGGATATCGGCAAGGTGGTCGCGCCGATCGCGCGTGGCGAGCATGCCCATGTGCACAACATCAAGACCAAGCGCTGGTAGCCAAAGCTGGTAGCCGACCCCACCCGATTAGAGGAATTCCGACATGGATCTGAGCAAGGCCACCTTCTGGGGCTTCAAGCGTGAGAACGGCCGCATCGGCGTTCGCAACCACGTGATCATCCTTCCGGTCGACGATCTGTCGAACGCCGCGGCCGAAGCGGTCGCTCACAACATCAAGGGCGCGATGGCGCTGCCGCATCCATACGGACGCCTGCAGTTCGGCGCCGACCTCGACCTTCACTTCCGCACGCTGATCGGCACCGGGTCGAACCCGAACGTCGCGGCCGTGGTGGTGATCGGCATCGAGGATGGCTGGACCAAGCGCATCGTCGACGGCATCGCCGCCACCGGCAAGCCGGTGACCGGTTTCGGCATCGAAGGCCATGGCGACCACGAGACCATCCATCGTGCGTCGAAGGTCGCGCGCGAGTACGTGCAGTGGGCATCTGAAAAGCGACGCGAAGAGCGGCCGCTGAGCGACCTCTGGGTGTCGACCAAGTGCGGCGAGTCCGATACCACCTCGGGCTGTGGCGCGAACCCGACGGTCGGCAACGCATTCGACAAGCTCTACCCGCACGGCACCACGCTGGTGTTCGGCGAGACCTCCGAGATCACCGGTGGCGAGATGCTGGTGGCCGAACGCTGCCGCACGCCGGAAGTGCGCGAGAAGTTCATGTTCATGTTCAACCGCTACCAGGACATGATCAACCGCTGGAAGACCGACGACCTGTCCGAGTCGCAGCCGACCAAGGGCAACATCGCAGGTGGCCTGACCACCATCGAGGAAAAGGCGTTGGGCAACATCCAGAAGATCGGCCGCAAGTGCCTGGTCGACGGCGTGATCGACAAGGCTGAAGCGCCGACCCATCCGGGCCTGTGGTTCATGGATTCGTCTTCGGCTGCGGCCGAGATGGTCACGCTGTGCGCCGCCTCGGGCTACACCGTGCATTTCTTCCCGACCGGGCAGGGCAACGTGATCGGCAACCCGATCCTGCCGGTCATCAAGATCTGCGCGAACCCGAAGACCGTGCGCACGATGGGCGAGCATGTCGACGTCGACGTGTCCGGCCTTCTTCGCAAGGAGATGAACCCCGACCAGGCTGGCGATGCCTTGCTCGAGTGCATGTTCCGCACCGCGAACGGACGGCTGACCGCCGCCGAGGCGCTGGGTCACCGCGAGTTCGTGCTGACCCGGCTGTTCGAGAGCGCCTGATTTGGGCGCGGCGGTGCCGCCCGCGGACCCTCTCGCGGGCGGCAGGCCTGGCAGTGGTCCGGCCGGATTGCCGGACGTTCCCGGCAATCCGTTTGCCGGCGCGGACGCGCGAGCGCATGTCGAGGGCGATTTCGCCCGCGAGGAAGTCGCCCTTGCCAACCGTAATCCCGGCATGCCGCTCGAGGCGCTGCGCCACGACGTGACGCCGCAGGGTTTGCATTACCTGCTGTCGCACTTCGATATCCCCGACGTCGATGCGCAGGCCTGGCGGCTGGCCCTGGGCGGGCACGTACAGACCGAGTTCTCCCTTTCCCTCGCTGACCTGAAGCAGATGCCGGCGCGCACGCTGCGGGTGACGCTGGAATGCGCGGGCAATGGCCGGGCCGGGATGAACCCACGCTATCCGAGCATGCCGTGGATCGGCGAAGCGGTCGGCACCGCCGAGTGGACCGGCACGCCGTTGCGCTACCTGCTCGAGCAGGCGGGTCCGACCCCGCTGGCGCGCGAGGTGGCCTTCCTCGGGCTCGACCGCGGCTTCGACCGTGGCATCGAACATCATTACGGACGCAGCCTGAAGCTCGAACAGGCGATGTCCGACGACGTGCTGGTCGTGCATGCGATGAACGGCCTGCCGCTGCTGCCGCAGCATGGCCATCCTTGCCGACTGCTCGTGCCCGGCTGGTATGGCATGGCCAGCGTCAAGTGGCTGTCGCGCATCGAGGTACTCGACCGCCCGTTCGACGGCTTCCAGCAGGCCGTCGGCTACCACTACCGGAAGTCGGCCGGCGATCCGGGCGTGCCGGTGACCACCCTGCGCGTGCGTTCGCTGATGGTGCCGCCGGGCATCCCCGACTGGTACACACGGCGCCGGCTGGTCGAGGCGGGCCCGGTCGAAGTGGGTGGCCGCGCATGGGCGGGTGGCGGCACACCGGTGACCCGTGTGGAGTTCGCGGTCGACGGCCAGTGGCGCGATGCCCGGCTGGCACCCGCAGGGGAGCACCGCTACGCCTGGCGCGGATGGACGTGCACCTGGGAAGCGACGGCGGGCGAGCACGTGCTGCAATGCAGGGCGCATGCGGCTGACGGTTCGGTGCAGCCGCTGCAGCCCGACTGGAACACGTCGGGCATGGGCAACAATGCGGCGCAGTCGGTGCAGGTCACGGTACGCTAGGCCCACTCACGTAACCCAGGAAGCTCGGCGATGGACCAGGCGACTCCTTCAGCGAACACAGGCAGCACGATCAGGGTCTCGGTATGGCGGAGCAGCGGCGCGGGTGGCGTCGCCTCCGGCGAGGGCCGGTTCGAGGTGTTCGAAGTGCCGCGCGCGCCGAGCCAGACGGTGCT comes from Rhodocyclaceae bacterium and encodes:
- a CDS encoding UxaA family hydrolase, which produces MIHFVVHEDGDGVGVVVVEGVKSGAELTGWIMEQDTEIKVVAKSDIPIGHKVSLTDYKPGDTVIKYGVDIGKVVAPIARGEHAHVHNIKTKRW
- a CDS encoding UxaA family hydrolase; this translates as MDLSKATFWGFKRENGRIGVRNHVIILPVDDLSNAAAEAVAHNIKGAMALPHPYGRLQFGADLDLHFRTLIGTGSNPNVAAVVVIGIEDGWTKRIVDGIAATGKPVTGFGIEGHGDHETIHRASKVAREYVQWASEKRREERPLSDLWVSTKCGESDTTSGCGANPTVGNAFDKLYPHGTTLVFGETSEITGGEMLVAERCRTPEVREKFMFMFNRYQDMINRWKTDDLSESQPTKGNIAGGLTTIEEKALGNIQKIGRKCLVDGVIDKAEAPTHPGLWFMDSSSAAAEMVTLCAASGYTVHFFPTGQGNVIGNPILPVIKICANPKTVRTMGEHVDVDVSGLLRKEMNPDQAGDALLECMFRTANGRLTAAEALGHREFVLTRLFESA
- a CDS encoding sulfite oxidase translates to MPLEALRHDVTPQGLHYLLSHFDIPDVDAQAWRLALGGHVQTEFSLSLADLKQMPARTLRVTLECAGNGRAGMNPRYPSMPWIGEAVGTAEWTGTPLRYLLEQAGPTPLAREVAFLGLDRGFDRGIEHHYGRSLKLEQAMSDDVLVVHAMNGLPLLPQHGHPCRLLVPGWYGMASVKWLSRIEVLDRPFDGFQQAVGYHYRKSAGDPGVPVTTLRVRSLMVPPGIPDWYTRRRLVEAGPVEVGGRAWAGGGTPVTRVEFAVDGQWRDARLAPAGEHRYAWRGWTCTWEATAGEHVLQCRAHAADGSVQPLQPDWNTSGMGNNAAQSVQVTVR
- a CDS encoding GntR family transcriptional regulator — encoded protein: MSNERQTSAAVRRAPPARAVATPGDGSAIASALPAGGASGIPLYRELQRRLTRALSEGTWKPGEALPSESRLAQQYGVSIGTVRKAIDELVSGRILVRQQGRGTFVATHTADRLLFHFFHVVPRAEGTGRPPGTAREMPRPVLRSFRRAAASTTVARELGIESGAPVLRIDNLLLLGGRAVIVDEISISAPLFPDLDRQRFEGRPGTIYGLYQADYGINVVRSTERLSAVACPTAIAKVLDLRAGQPVLNIRRIAYTYADRPVESRVSWVDTREHEYLSDLWKSDPDHDR